The following DNA comes from Eubalaena glacialis isolate mEubGla1 chromosome 1, mEubGla1.1.hap2.+ XY, whole genome shotgun sequence.
AGTCATCCctgtctttaaattttttgccCGCAGAGTGAGTGGGGCAGCATTTCCTTCTCCCAGTGCTGCTGAGATGGCGGAAATTAGTCGAATTCAATATGAAATGGAATACACCGAAGGTATTAGTCAGCGAATGAGGGTCCCGGAAAAATTAAAGGTAGCACCACCAAATGCTGACCTGGAACAAGGATTCCAAGAAGGAGTTTCAAATGCTAGTGTGATTATGCAGGTTCCAGAGAGAATTGTTGTAGcaggtattttatatttgtttataaagTTGCctgataaatgtattttatatatttctatgaaaacttttgggatttttcaaaatattatttagaaaaggGGTTGGGAAATGCAACTTtacattttcttcaaaaagtttATTAATTGCAATAGTCTGAAATttcaaatagtattttttaataattcaactaattattgagatataatttacatacataaaatagtgtaattttaaagtgtacagcctgatgagttttgacaaatgtatactccTGTGTAACCTCTACCGCAGTCCAGATATAGAACATATTCATTACCCGCCAAAAGGTTTCTCATTCAGTTCCTACCCCTCAATTCCAGACAACCATAATCTCCTTTTTATAACCAGAGATCAGATTTGTCTTTCCCAGAGTTTCGTATGAATGGACTGATACACTGTATACtcttgggtctggcttcttttgcttagtgtaatgtttttgagattcttccATATTGTTGCTATATCAGTTGTTCAtaccattttatttctaatattccagtgtgtggataaaccacagtttgtttatacattcacctgttggtggacatttgggttgtttccttttcGGTGCtattaggaataaagctgctatgaagacATGTGTTTTCATATctcttaggagtggaattgctagatcatattaTAAGTTATGACGTTTAACTTTATGAAAAGCTGTCAAGCTGTTTTTGAAATTGGTTGTACCCTGTTACATTGCCATCAGTGACATATGAGAGTTTCATCTGcgccacatccttgccaacactttgtattgttagtctttttaattttagctattgcTAGTGGATGTGTAATGgctaatacattttaataaaacctgtgtcttttaaaaatctccctcctttccttctttttttttttttttttccccctacgcTTAGGAAATAATGAAGACATTCCATTTTCAAGACCAGCAGATCTTGACCTTATACAGTCAACTCCCTTCAAACCTCTGGCACTAAAAACACCACCTCGTGTacttacgctaagtgaaagaccACTAGATTTTCTGGATTTAGAAAAACCTCCTCCAACCCCTCAAAATGAAGAAGTAAGTGCTAGAGTTTTAACATCATCTGAATTTGAAATAATAGAGACagaagcaaaagttaaagaggaGTTAAGAGGCTATAAATCATATCATTGATAATATGTAATGGAATCAGAATTATCAACAGATACCCCAAATAAGATACTATgctgttggggtttttttaatttaaatattatttttcaggaaAATGACAAATACCCCAAATAAGATACTATgctgttggggtttttttaatttaaatattatatttcaggAAAATGACAATTTTGTGGAAATCATTAACATTCATGTGGTCTTGAAGCATGAGCTTTTATGGCTGGGAGTTACACTTTAAGCAATACAGAAAAATTTGGGAAGTTTAGCATGGGAAAAAATTAATgcatcactttgttataaaagcaGTCTGGCAAATGGCAAAGAaagctcttttttccccttgataCTACCTATTCTCCCTGCTTGCTGAAAAGTTTCTACTGAGTTAGTTACCGTATTGTGTAATGTTAATGGCCTTGTTGACCTAAATATGATAGTATATGGACTAATAAGGTGTTAGTCGCAAACTTCAAATCTTGCCTTTGCTATTGATTCAGGGCCAATCTTGTAAGACTCCTTTTCTGTGGTTTCTGTAGTTGCAACTTTTTCATTATAACTTCTAAATTCCTGTGTTGTCATGATGCTAGTATAAGACAGTGTGCAAAGATATGTTTTTATTGATAATGGAACTgcccttgtctttaatttttcgtATAATCCTTTCCTAAGAGGGTAAATCACCCATATAACCTACTGGAGTGCAGTTTCCTAGTACTAGGTATGGCCTTTTCTAGTTTGGAAGTTTCAGCTGAGGTGACTCAGATAATACACTCCTAGGTGCCAGTTTAGACATTCTAGGTGTTTACTCGGCGAAAAGTACTAAATTTGAATGTTCACAGGATGAAAAGGCACTAAGGTACTTGCAGAATTGTACTGATATTTATTTAACAGACATTTTTTGAGCTTTTGTGTAAGACACTGTGCAGTGAGACATGGTTCCTTCATAGTGGTCTGAGTGAGGGAAAGACCATTACGGCTGTGAATAGTATTGTCTTGGAATGAGGATTCTGCCAGGAGAGAAACCCTCCCTTTGATATTCTTcaggttttgtttgtcttctgaTCTTTATGCTCCCACCATTCTAGACACTTGTGCCTACTTGGTGTGAAGAACCAACTGAAAACAAGACGAGTACTGTCTCTCAGTAGACCTAGGTTTTAAGCCCATGTGGGGTTTACTCCcgctgtaattgatatttagtcaaATGTGATAAATGTCCAAAGTGTATAGCACTGGAGTGAAAAGCTGCGGCTGAGAATTAACCTAATTTTGAAGGCCTACTTTGCTACTTATTAACCacataactttgggcaagttatttaacaatTCCAAGgctcatctctaaaataatgaTAAGAATAATGCCAACTGCATACGAttattgagagaattaaatgtaataatatgTGTAGTATGTTTAGCACATGTTCTAATTGATGTGAAAAGCTCAATAGGTACAAATATCATTGTTGTGAAAGTTAACATCCTGTGGCGGAAGATTTGGAAGCAtcttaagtgtctatcaacagatgaatggataaagaagatgtgacatacacgcgcgcgcacacacacacacacacaat
Coding sequences within:
- the MFF gene encoding mitochondrial fission factor isoform X4 produces the protein MSKRTSNDTSLGRVSGAAFPSPSAAEMAEISRIQYEMEYTEGISQRMRVPEKLKVAPPNADLEQGFQEGVSNASVIMQVPERIVVAGNNEDIPFSRPADLDLIQSTPFKPLALKTPPRVLTLSERPLDFLDLEKPPPTPQNEEIRAVGRLKRERSMSENAVRQNGQLVRTDSMYGISNIDTTIEGTSDDMTVVDAASLRRQIIKLNRRLQLLEEENKERAKREMVMYSITVAFWLLNSWLWFRR